DNA from Paraphotobacterium marinum:
ATCAAACTGATTTAATACTCTATATACAGTCGCTAGTCCAATTTCTTCGCCAATGTCTAAAAACTTTTTATAGAGCTCTTCGGCACTAATATGCTGATTTTCAGGATGTTGCAAAAATTCCAGTATTTTTAACCTTGGTAAAGTAACCTTTAAACCTGCTTTTTTTAGAGCATTGTTGTTTTCCATCATATATTCCTATGATTAATTATAAATTCATTTCAGTTTTGATTTGTTTAACCCAATTTAACACACGTTCTTCGGTCATTTCAGGTTGTCGATCTTCATCAATACACAAACCAACCAATTGATTATCTTCTAATAATGCTTTAGATTCTTCGAATTCATATCCCTCAGAAGATGTTTTACCAATTAAAGAAGCACCATTATTAGTTAAAATTTCTGCAATTGCGCCCATAGCATCACAAAAATATTCAGCATAATCTTCCTGATCACCACATCCAAAAATACCAACTTTCTTGCCGTTAAAGTCAATCGTTTCTAATTCAGGAAAAAAATCATCCCAATCACACTGATTTTCTCCATAATACCATGTTGGAATCCCAAATAAAAATAAGTCGTAGTTTTCAAAATCTTCTTTAGTGGAATTAGCGATATCTTTAACATCTACAATATCAGAACCAATTTTATCCTGAATGATTTTTGAAATTTCTTCTGTATTTCCTGTATCACTCCCAAAAAACAAACCTACTTTTTGCATACCATTACCTTTATTATATTTATTTAAGTTACTATAGTTGATATTATACTCTTTACAATAAAACCAAAACAACCCAAAAATAAAATAAACCAAATAATTATCTTTCCAAATTTTGAAATATTTGTTTTTTTCGTTATTGTAAGTATTGTGTAAACTATAAAAAGAACACAAAATATGAGCATAAAATTCAAT
Protein-coding regions in this window:
- a CDS encoding DUF2788 domain-containing protein, with translation MNYEKLVLYENLILNFMLIFCVLFIVYTILTITKKTNISKFGKIIIWFILFLGCFGFIVKSIISTIVT
- the fldA gene encoding flavodoxin FldA, with the protein product MQKVGLFFGSDTGNTEEISKIIQDKIGSDIVDVKDIANSTKEDFENYDLFLFGIPTWYYGENQCDWDDFFPELETIDFNGKKVGIFGCGDQEDYAEYFCDAMGAIAEILTNNGASLIGKTSSEGYEFEESKALLEDNQLVGLCIDEDRQPEMTEERVLNWVKQIKTEMNL